In the Clostridium gelidum genome, GCAACAATTCTAGATATCTAAGTTCAAAATGGTACTTTATTTATTCTTCACTCCTGGTAATATTACCTTGAAGTTATGCTCTGTTCTAGAATTAATAAATTTAACTTTTCCCTTTCCTTTTCCATTAAATGAATCTCTAATAACCATAAATCCCCTTCCACTACTTAAAAATCTCTTTTTTTCATCTATCGCAATTAATTTTTCATAAAGCCAAATATTTCTTTTATTGTAATTGGTTCTTTCACCTTTAATGTTTTCACCTATAAATTCACCTGGACTTGAAATTACAATCTTGTTTTCATCTATAGTTATCTCAATTATTTTATTTAAATCAAAGTACTCTCTATATAATACTGCATTTTTTACTGCTTCGATTACAGCTTGCACTGGATAATCCTTAGGTAAAATTTCTTTTATTTTTTCTTCTGCTTTGTCAACCATAGATAAAAGATTTCCTTGAATTATGTGTAGCTCCCCACAAATACTATTTAAATTATTGGTGATTTTTATCATATTATTAGGAATATATAGATAGTTTTTATCAGAAAACACGAGTAATCCTCCATAAGTGCATTTAAGAGGTGAATTTTCCTTATGCTCAAATGCTATTCCAGCACTGAGTAATAAAAACTTTCTATTTTCTTCATTAACTTCAATTCCCTTTTTATTAAAGTACTTATTAACTAATTCCATATCTAACATTTCAATATCACTTCTTATTAGTGGACAAGTTTCAATTGTTAAACTTAGGTTTTCTTCAAATAAAGCTATTAGTTCTTGCTTTCTCATTACATCTGTCGTAGATCCTCTTCTTATATAGAAAGCCCCATTGTCCCTTACTTGATAAGGTTTTTGGCCGCCATCATAAATTGATATCACTCCTATTTTCTTATCTTTAATATCAATAAAATCTACTTCTATAGGTATAGGTGGTTCACATCTTGTTGTTATTATTTGTTGTATTTGCTCTTCTTTAAATATATCGTCTTCTTGCAAACCTATAATCTCTTTGCTTTTATCCTTAATTCCAA is a window encoding:
- a CDS encoding AlbA family DNA-binding domain-containing protein, producing the protein MDIKKLLSLIKREEGIKLDFKLRLELYSETGKKELTKDICAIANSSGGRGYIIVGIKDKSKEIIGLQEDDIFKEEQIQQIITTRCEPPIPIEVDFIDIKDKKIGVISIYDGGQKPYQVRDNGAFYIRRGSTTDVMRKQELIALFEENLSLTIETCPLIRSDIEMLDMELVNKYFNKKGIEVNEENRKFLLLSAGIAFEHKENSPLKCTYGGLLVFSDKNYLYIPNNMIKITNNLNSICGELHIIQGNLLSMVDKAEEKIKEILPKDYPVQAVIEAVKNAVLYREYFDLNKIIEITIDENKIVISSPGEFIGENIKGERTNYNKRNIWLYEKLIAIDEKKRFLSSGRGFMVIRDSFNGKGKGKVKFINSRTEHNFKVILPGVKNK